In Paenibacillus sp. G2S3, a single window of DNA contains:
- a CDS encoding helix-turn-helix domain-containing protein has product MLSQLEMDDFIRSFERIRMLSTLDKVKSRIYLKGILVDTLTQHFFSPQTIEQPEFPLWLEHAVSKMHLKENLNKGLHALYELSGRSAGHVNRAFRQYLNQTPTEYINQLRLNVARNLLLTTELRVVEIALESGFDNVSHFYHQFKKYYHQAPLDFRKNTHANRLV; this is encoded by the coding sequence ATGTTATCTCAACTGGAGATGGATGATTTCATTCGTTCTTTCGAACGCATCAGAATGCTCTCTACCTTAGACAAAGTAAAGTCCAGAATTTATCTGAAAGGAATACTCGTAGATACACTTACCCAGCATTTTTTCTCTCCACAAACCATCGAGCAGCCAGAATTCCCACTGTGGCTTGAACATGCCGTTTCCAAGATGCATCTAAAAGAAAACTTAAACAAAGGTCTTCATGCCCTGTACGAGTTGTCGGGCAGAAGCGCCGGTCATGTCAACCGGGCCTTCCGCCAGTACCTGAACCAGACACCGACAGAATATATCAATCAACTTAGGCTCAACGTGGCACGTAATCTGCTACTTACTACTGAACTACGTGTGGTCGAAATTGCTCTGGAGTCCGGCTTTGACAATGTAAGCCATTTCTATCATCAATTCAAAAAGTACTATCACCAGGCCCCGCTAGATTTCCGCAAAAATACACATGCTAATAGACTAGTTTAA
- a CDS encoding insulinase family protein: MSCLITGNTYYGFQVVNEEYIRENESNVFTLEHLKSGARLLFVQNQDDNKVFSVSFRTPPEDSTGVFHILEHSVLCGSEKYPVKEPFVELLKGSMQTFLNAFTFGDKTMYPVASRNDQDFSNLVEVYLDSVFKPNIYKQQEIFEQEGWHYELRHTEDELIYKGVVYNEMKGSYSSPTTVLMDRIKKTLYPDTIYRHSSGGDPQEIPALTYEQFLKAHSNYYHPSNSYFYLYGDVNIEEKLQFIDQEYLESYERNSFDTSIPLQQPIGMTELVADYPILEAEAATDKTYLSLNYVIGTSTNRELNLAFDILKSMLMDSNAAPLKQALLESGLGKDAFAFYSDSMVQPLLGITLTHSNASSKDAFVELVKTTLKRLAQDGLDEKLVLAAVNSKEFELREGDFNQYPKGLTYNIEVMKSWLYDGQPTTHMRYEEVLTAIREKLADRYFEKLIEDYLLNSDHCSLVVLNPSKTIAAEKEASTQHQLSEYKASLQPDELGQLVQRTQNLLARQSRPDAAEDLQKLPSLSLQDINRSIEPQVPTHEQTHEGIKVIHHEVATHKIAYCKLYWDTGVIAPERVPYLVLLAEVLGQMGTASYSIEELTSEIGIKTGGIYFRNELFGAAKATGAGYQPKFSALVKVMAGHIGESLDLLREILYTSALDNLTKLQEIVRREASQMESILNQRGNEIAASRLMSYFSDMGAYQEQQGGVTYYRFIRELAETFDQQGAQVADTLKDICGILFNKNNLIISVTGTPDLYEEFANNVARLDIQDRPVVSMPKITAQGHANNEGFMSSSQVQYVVKGYNFTKLGFTYSGKMQVLKKILSLTYLWNAVRVKGGAYGGNLVLRRDGMLMFTSYRDPNLQETLEVYDQAYRFAEGYEADADEMTKAIIGTLSMLDQPLSPSAQGRRADRHYFEQVTEAELQQERDEILSTTPEDIRQYADLLKAVTEQNYFTVVGNASKLKSTKALFGSLEELVK; encoded by the coding sequence ATGAGCTGTTTGATCACAGGGAACACTTATTATGGATTTCAGGTCGTTAATGAGGAATATATCCGGGAGAACGAATCCAACGTATTTACGCTGGAACATCTAAAGAGCGGCGCCAGGCTGCTGTTCGTGCAGAATCAGGATGACAACAAGGTATTTAGCGTAAGCTTTAGGACCCCACCTGAGGATAGTACAGGGGTCTTTCATATTTTGGAGCATTCCGTATTATGTGGTTCAGAGAAATATCCGGTCAAGGAACCTTTTGTAGAATTACTGAAAGGCTCAATGCAGACGTTCCTGAACGCATTTACGTTTGGGGACAAGACGATGTATCCAGTGGCGAGCCGGAACGATCAGGACTTCTCCAATTTGGTGGAGGTTTATCTGGATAGTGTCTTTAAGCCAAATATTTATAAGCAACAAGAAATCTTTGAGCAAGAGGGCTGGCATTACGAGCTTCGGCATACCGAAGATGAGCTTATCTATAAAGGCGTGGTTTACAACGAAATGAAGGGTTCTTATTCCTCGCCGACTACGGTATTGATGGACAGAATCAAAAAGACATTGTATCCGGACACGATTTACCGCCATTCCTCAGGTGGAGATCCACAGGAGATTCCTGCGCTAACGTATGAGCAGTTTCTTAAGGCGCACAGTAATTATTATCACCCGTCCAACAGTTATTTTTATCTCTACGGAGACGTTAATATTGAAGAAAAGCTGCAATTTATAGACCAAGAATATCTTGAGTCTTATGAACGAAACAGCTTCGATACTTCCATTCCCCTACAACAGCCCATTGGAATGACGGAGCTGGTAGCGGATTATCCGATTCTGGAAGCAGAAGCCGCCACAGACAAGACTTATTTGAGTCTAAATTATGTGATTGGAACCTCTACAAATCGGGAACTGAACCTGGCTTTTGATATTTTAAAAAGTATGCTGATGGACAGCAACGCAGCTCCGCTCAAGCAAGCCCTGCTCGAAAGCGGACTGGGCAAAGACGCGTTTGCTTTTTATTCTGACAGTATGGTTCAACCGCTGCTTGGCATTACGCTGACGCATTCCAATGCCTCCTCCAAAGATGCCTTCGTGGAGCTGGTGAAGACTACATTAAAGCGTTTGGCCCAGGACGGACTAGATGAGAAGCTGGTGCTGGCAGCGGTCAACAGCAAGGAATTTGAACTGCGGGAAGGGGACTTTAACCAGTATCCGAAGGGTCTTACTTACAATATCGAAGTGATGAAGTCCTGGCTCTATGACGGTCAGCCGACTACTCACATGCGCTATGAAGAGGTGCTCACGGCCATTCGGGAAAAGCTTGCGGACCGTTATTTTGAGAAGCTGATTGAGGATTATTTGCTGAACAGTGATCATTGCAGTCTGGTGGTGCTGAACCCGTCCAAGACGATCGCAGCTGAAAAGGAAGCATCCACTCAGCATCAATTGAGTGAATACAAAGCGTCACTGCAACCAGACGAACTAGGGCAACTAGTTCAGCGTACACAGAACCTCTTGGCGCGGCAGAGTCGTCCGGATGCAGCCGAAGATTTGCAGAAGCTACCGAGCTTGTCGCTACAGGACATTAACCGGAGCATAGAACCTCAGGTGCCGACCCATGAACAAACCCATGAGGGCATAAAGGTGATCCACCATGAGGTAGCTACCCATAAGATTGCCTACTGCAAGCTTTATTGGGATACGGGTGTTATAGCTCCTGAACGAGTTCCTTATTTGGTACTATTGGCAGAGGTATTGGGCCAAATGGGGACTGCATCCTACAGCATTGAAGAGCTTACCAGTGAAATCGGGATCAAAACCGGGGGCATATATTTCAGGAATGAGCTCTTTGGCGCTGCAAAAGCTACGGGGGCGGGTTATCAGCCTAAATTCTCTGCGTTGGTGAAGGTGATGGCGGGGCATATTGGTGAATCACTGGATCTGCTGCGAGAGATCCTCTATACAAGTGCGCTTGACAATCTGACTAAGCTGCAGGAAATCGTCCGCCGGGAAGCCTCGCAGATGGAATCGATTCTGAATCAAAGAGGGAATGAGATTGCGGCCAGCCGCCTGATGTCCTATTTCTCGGATATGGGAGCGTATCAGGAGCAACAGGGCGGTGTAACTTATTACCGCTTTATCCGTGAGCTTGCTGAGACATTCGACCAACAGGGAGCTCAGGTGGCAGACACACTGAAGGACATCTGTGGGATTTTGTTCAATAAAAACAATTTGATCATCAGCGTGACCGGAACACCTGACTTGTATGAGGAATTCGCCAATAATGTTGCGAGGCTGGATATCCAGGATCGACCAGTAGTGAGTATGCCAAAGATTACGGCGCAGGGACATGCAAACAATGAAGGATTTATGTCTTCCAGCCAGGTACAATATGTGGTCAAGGGATACAACTTTACTAAATTAGGATTCACGTATTCCGGCAAAATGCAGGTGCTCAAAAAAATCTTGAGCCTCACCTATCTGTGGAATGCGGTGCGTGTGAAGGGCGGTGCCTATGGTGGAAACCTGGTTCTGCGCAGAGATGGGATGCTGATGTTCACTTCCTACCGTGATCCGAATTTGCAGGAGACGCTGGAGGTTTATGATCAGGCGTACCGTTTTGCTGAGGGATATGAAGCAGATGCCGACGAGATGACCAAAGCGATCATCGGCACCTTGTCCATGCTGGACCAGCCACTTAGTCCCAGCGCTCAGGGGCGGCGGGCAGACCGACATTATTTTGAACAGGTGACGGAAGCCGAGCTACAGCAAGAACGGGATGAAATCTTGTCGACCACACCGGAAGACATCAGACAGTACGCCGATTTACTTAAGGCTGTGACGGAACAGAACTATTTCACAGTGGTCGGCAATGCGTCGAAGCTGAAATCGACAAAAGCATTATTCGGAAGTTTAGAGGAACTTGTGAAGTAA
- a CDS encoding AraC family transcriptional regulator produces the protein MFRSSYTFRSEEEASMLLFDSIGWEQLDSPTYSFNGQNRTERSCVIFQYTLSGEGRIEIDGVVHRLTKGKAFLVTVPSIHRYYYPEEGTEPWEVLWLNLRGPLAISLWNQLAAHCGPIVELPQESVSIDLLWSTFKDIQVHEERDLHLLTGKVFQWILSMEKYLKKPNLLTTYIKNDKLHAAIQFMKDDLHNNNLSLDDVAAHVGVSKHHLCRLFQKNINLSPFEYLKRRRIELAASKLKTTDLSINQIATETGFDNASYFGKVFRSYFGVNPSTYREQDLEFQTKHVFFEN, from the coding sequence ATGTTCCGTTCCTCCTACACCTTTCGCTCGGAAGAAGAAGCTTCCATGCTTCTGTTTGATTCTATCGGCTGGGAACAACTTGATTCACCTACCTACTCCTTCAACGGCCAGAACCGGACGGAGAGAAGTTGTGTTATTTTTCAGTACACATTATCTGGAGAGGGTAGAATTGAAATAGATGGGGTTGTTCATCGGTTAACGAAGGGCAAAGCTTTTCTAGTGACTGTCCCCAGCATACACAGGTACTATTATCCGGAAGAAGGCACCGAGCCTTGGGAAGTTTTATGGCTCAATCTACGGGGGCCTTTAGCGATTTCACTTTGGAACCAACTCGCTGCTCATTGCGGTCCAATTGTAGAACTCCCCCAAGAATCGGTTTCGATTGATTTATTGTGGAGTACATTCAAGGACATTCAGGTTCATGAAGAAAGAGATTTGCATCTTTTAACGGGAAAAGTCTTTCAATGGATCTTGTCCATGGAGAAATACCTCAAGAAACCAAATTTGTTAACCACCTATATAAAAAATGACAAGCTTCACGCCGCTATTCAATTTATGAAGGATGATCTGCATAATAATAATCTAAGCTTAGACGATGTTGCCGCTCATGTTGGTGTTTCCAAGCATCATCTTTGCAGACTGTTTCAAAAAAACATCAATCTTTCACCCTTTGAGTATTTAAAAAGACGGCGGATCGAGTTGGCAGCTTCTAAACTTAAAACAACAGATTTGAGTATCAACCAGATTGCGACGGAAACCGGATTTGATAATGCCAGCTATTTCGGAAAGGTTTTTCGGTCCTATTTTGGGGTCAATCCTTCGACGTACCGCGAGCAGGATCTAGAGTTCCAAACCAAACATGTATTTTTCGAGAATTGA
- a CDS encoding MarR family transcriptional regulator, translated as MNKHVENTPFSNLIREIGMKIKSTADARLNELGLNSQQGHMISYIFENQEKGVIQKDLAEVFNRKGASITSMLQGLEKKGYIKRVTPENDERQKSIFVLEKGALLVEEFNEIFSEVEASITKALSSEETATLKFLLQKVNSSL; from the coding sequence ATGAACAAACACGTTGAAAATACACCTTTTTCTAATTTGATTCGAGAGATCGGGATGAAAATAAAAAGTACAGCTGACGCTAGGTTAAATGAGCTAGGTTTGAATTCACAGCAAGGACATATGATCAGCTATATTTTTGAAAATCAAGAAAAAGGTGTTATTCAGAAGGATTTGGCGGAGGTCTTTAATAGAAAAGGAGCGAGCATCACCAGCATGCTTCAGGGGCTAGAGAAGAAAGGCTATATCAAGCGAGTCACTCCTGAGAATGATGAACGACAGAAGAGTATTTTTGTTTTGGAAAAGGGTGCTCTGTTGGTTGAGGAGTTTAATGAGATTTTTTCTGAGGTAGAAGCAAGCATTACAAAAGCACTCAGCTCAGAAGAAACTGCAACCTTAAAGTTTTTACTACAGAAAGTAAATTCAAGTCTATAA
- a CDS encoding DNA polymerase IV → MPKNRVILLSDCQAFYASVEKAAHPEYRDKPVAVGDPTRMNGIVLAACPLAKAKGVTTASRVGEALAKCPELIVIRPRMGTYIKVSLLISEIYRTYTDLVEPYSIDEQFLDVTGSLAYFGGSLQDMIHKIQHHVLLSTGVWTRVGIGSTKVMAKMATDNYAKKMKDGIYELSFDQLETTLWKLPVQDMFMVAARMTKNFWRMGISTIGDIARMELSEFKQRMRTTMGKQSDIQAEYYWQTARGLDPSPVVTGMRHQIKSVGHGKALRWNLYTRHTDIEVVLLELVIEVCQRARRYGYMGSVVSISVFETDGERSNAYERQMTLPEPTSLTHEVAAAAQKLFADNWSGLPIGRLAISLSNLSDDSVIQLTLFDDRVRAYNKERAIDQIKARYGSKALIRASSMLESGVALERAEQIGGHYK, encoded by the coding sequence ATGCCTAAGAATCGCGTCATTCTACTGTCTGATTGCCAGGCATTTTACGCCTCTGTGGAGAAAGCTGCCCACCCTGAATATCGAGATAAACCTGTTGCAGTAGGGGATCCAACAAGAATGAACGGTATTGTGTTGGCAGCCTGCCCGCTTGCAAAAGCGAAGGGGGTAACAACGGCTTCGCGTGTAGGTGAAGCTTTAGCAAAATGCCCAGAGCTAATCGTAATAAGACCACGTATGGGGACTTACATTAAAGTATCACTCTTAATATCAGAGATTTACCGAACATATACCGATCTGGTAGAACCCTACAGTATCGATGAGCAGTTTCTGGATGTTACAGGATCTCTTGCGTATTTCGGAGGATCGCTGCAGGATATGATTCATAAAATTCAGCACCATGTTTTACTTTCGACGGGAGTCTGGACACGGGTAGGTATTGGATCTACTAAGGTTATGGCAAAGATGGCGACAGATAACTACGCCAAAAAGATGAAGGATGGGATCTATGAACTTTCTTTTGACCAATTAGAGACGACCCTTTGGAAACTTCCCGTGCAGGATATGTTTATGGTAGCGGCTAGAATGACCAAGAATTTTTGGCGTATGGGTATATCCACAATTGGAGATATTGCGCGAATGGAACTGTCAGAGTTTAAGCAACGAATGCGAACTACCATGGGCAAGCAAAGTGATATTCAAGCGGAATATTATTGGCAAACTGCGCGAGGGCTAGATCCTAGTCCAGTGGTCACAGGAATGCGTCATCAAATCAAATCAGTGGGACATGGCAAGGCTTTGCGCTGGAATTTATACACCAGGCATACGGATATTGAGGTTGTGCTGCTTGAGCTTGTCATTGAAGTATGCCAGCGAGCTCGGCGGTATGGTTATATGGGATCGGTAGTATCTATTTCAGTTTTTGAGACGGACGGAGAGCGTTCAAACGCTTACGAGCGCCAGATGACATTGCCCGAACCAACATCACTAACACACGAAGTAGCTGCAGCTGCGCAAAAATTATTTGCAGACAACTGGTCGGGTCTCCCGATAGGTCGATTAGCGATTTCCTTGTCTAACCTATCAGATGATAGCGTCATCCAACTTACACTCTTTGATGACAGGGTTCGGGCTTACAACAAAGAACGTGCAATCGATCAAATAAAAGCCCGTTATGGCAGTAAAGCTCTAATCAGAGCTTCATCTATGCTTGAATCCGGTGTTGCCCTAGAAAGAGCTGAACAGATTGGAGGTCACTATAAATGA
- a CDS encoding glycoside hydrolase family 2 protein, with protein sequence MQLVNLNGKWEMKRLHEPKWLEASVPGSVYHDLLNAGEMPDPFYREQEYEVLELSNYDYEYKRSFQLEAGVLEHDRVFLLCEGLDTLCELYLNGTNILNSDNMHRTYEVDIKSVLTPGDNTIHAIFRSPVEFTIRKQAELPLSGCADAVEGISHLRKAHSMFGWDWGPKLPDLGIWRSLSIQGYNSARLDDVYITQFHEKDKVMLDVRVRTESWQAADREIVVKVHTPAGLCMEHRVSEMIGTDHHIALEIMEPELWWPNNLGAQPLYNVEVVIQEKAQELDRRELRIGLRTITVKQEEDQWGESFAFEVNGVLIFSTGADYILEDNLLPRVTRDRTDRLLQSCVAANFNTIRVWGGGYYPDDYFYDLCDEYGLIVWQDHLYACGIYALTEAFEENITHETIDNMKRLRHHASLGLWCGNNEQELAWDEWDWEKHYSLQLKADYIKQYEVLLPAIAKEIDPNTFYWRASPSSKGSFDKPNDENYGDMHYWGVWHGKEPFTDYRKLYPRYMSEFGLQSFPGLKTIESFTLPEDRNIFSYVMESHQKNNTGNEKILYYIGETYKYPKDFESVLYASQLIQAEGMRCGVEHWRRHRGRCMGALYWQLNDCWPVASWSSIDYYGRWKAMHYAAKHFFAPILVSAHDEGTKVSLHVSNESREQVIGELSWRLLTRASEVLLEGTKPVEIAALSTDEFEQLDFGRILDTKGKKRETYLEYSFEVDGETKSGGTVLFVKPKHFSFVDPELEAVLTEEEEQFVISVKAKAYARFVGLDFKARDAIFSDNYFDMSGGTTRTITIAKKDLDKPATAEELRAQLTVRSVFDI encoded by the coding sequence ATGCAACTTGTCAATCTAAACGGAAAATGGGAAATGAAACGGCTTCATGAACCGAAATGGCTGGAAGCCAGTGTGCCAGGCTCCGTCTACCATGATTTATTGAATGCTGGTGAAATGCCAGATCCGTTCTACCGCGAGCAGGAGTATGAGGTTCTGGAACTGTCCAATTACGATTACGAATATAAGCGTAGTTTTCAGCTGGAAGCAGGCGTACTAGAACATGATCGAGTATTTCTGCTGTGTGAAGGGTTGGATACGCTTTGTGAGCTTTACCTGAACGGAACTAATATTCTGAACAGTGACAATATGCACCGGACGTATGAAGTGGATATCAAGTCTGTATTGACGCCTGGTGATAATACTATCCACGCCATTTTTCGCTCCCCAGTAGAATTCACTATACGGAAGCAAGCAGAATTGCCGCTCAGTGGATGTGCTGATGCGGTAGAGGGGATATCGCATCTGCGCAAAGCACACTCCATGTTCGGCTGGGACTGGGGTCCAAAGTTACCCGATCTAGGAATCTGGCGTAGTCTCTCTATTCAGGGCTACAACAGTGCTCGCCTTGATGATGTTTATATTACTCAATTCCATGAGAAGGATAAGGTCATGCTGGATGTTCGAGTTAGAACAGAGAGCTGGCAAGCGGCTGATCGAGAAATTGTGGTTAAAGTTCACACACCAGCGGGTCTGTGCATGGAGCATCGTGTGTCTGAAATGATTGGGACGGATCATCATATTGCACTGGAAATTATGGAGCCAGAGCTGTGGTGGCCGAATAATCTCGGTGCTCAGCCACTGTATAACGTAGAGGTTGTAATTCAGGAAAAGGCGCAGGAGTTAGATCGTAGAGAATTGCGGATTGGACTTAGAACCATTACTGTGAAGCAGGAAGAAGATCAGTGGGGAGAATCGTTTGCTTTTGAAGTCAACGGTGTGCTTATTTTCTCTACAGGTGCCGACTATATTCTGGAAGACAATCTTCTACCTCGCGTGACTAGGGATCGCACGGATCGCTTGCTCCAAAGCTGTGTCGCTGCCAATTTCAATACGATTCGCGTATGGGGTGGCGGGTATTATCCGGATGACTATTTCTATGATCTCTGCGATGAATATGGCCTCATCGTCTGGCAGGATCATCTGTATGCCTGCGGTATTTATGCTCTGACGGAAGCCTTCGAGGAGAATATCACTCACGAGACCATCGATAACATGAAACGTCTTCGCCATCATGCTTCGCTAGGCTTGTGGTGCGGCAACAACGAGCAGGAGCTGGCTTGGGACGAATGGGACTGGGAGAAGCATTACTCACTGCAGCTTAAGGCAGATTATATTAAGCAATATGAGGTGCTTCTACCGGCAATCGCTAAAGAAATTGATCCGAATACCTTCTATTGGCGTGCTTCACCCTCCTCCAAGGGTAGCTTTGACAAGCCGAATGACGAGAATTACGGAGATATGCATTACTGGGGGGTCTGGCATGGGAAGGAACCGTTTACCGATTACCGGAAGCTATATCCGCGCTATATGTCTGAATTCGGATTGCAGTCTTTTCCGGGCTTGAAGACTATCGAATCGTTCACGCTTCCGGAGGATCGCAATATCTTCTCTTATGTGATGGAGTCTCATCAGAAGAACAATACCGGGAATGAGAAAATTCTCTACTATATCGGGGAGACCTACAAATATCCGAAAGATTTCGAGTCTGTTCTATATGCCTCGCAGTTGATCCAAGCAGAAGGGATGCGCTGCGGCGTTGAGCACTGGCGCAGACATAGAGGGCGCTGTATGGGTGCATTGTATTGGCAGTTGAACGACTGCTGGCCGGTAGCTTCTTGGTCTAGTATCGACTATTATGGCCGGTGGAAGGCCATGCATTATGCGGCTAAACATTTCTTCGCGCCGATTCTTGTTTCTGCCCATGACGAAGGAACGAAGGTCTCCCTTCATGTCTCTAACGAAAGCAGAGAACAAGTTATTGGTGAACTGAGTTGGAGACTGCTCACTCGGGCATCGGAGGTCTTGCTGGAAGGTACAAAGCCAGTGGAGATTGCCGCGTTAAGCACTGATGAGTTCGAGCAGCTTGATTTCGGCCGCATCCTGGATACGAAAGGGAAGAAACGTGAGACTTATCTGGAGTATTCTTTTGAGGTAGATGGCGAGACGAAGAGCGGTGGAACGGTCCTGTTTGTTAAGCCGAAGCATTTTAGCTTCGTTGACCCTGAGCTTGAAGCGGTACTTACCGAGGAAGAAGAGCAATTCGTCATTTCTGTGAAGGCTAAGGCTTATGCTCGTTTTGTCGGCCTAGACTTCAAGGCAAGAGATGCCATCTTCAGCGACAACTATTTTGATATGTCGGGTGGCACAACTAGGACCATTACAATTGCTAAAAAAGATCTCGATAAGCCAGCTACGGCGGAAGAACTTCGTGCACAGCTTACTGTACGCTCTGTTTTTGATATTTAA
- a CDS encoding alpha-galactosidase, with protein sequence MSIYYDDSRKVFHLQSEQSSYVIEVVRGELPAHVYWGPKLEGIVQPLNLVERCSFSPTYTMEDKRISLDTIPSEFPSYGNGDFREPALEVQLVDGTTVTDFLYKSYKLNKGKPELTGLPSTYVESEEEAETLELFLQDDKSGLIAVLSYTVFNNQDVITRSVRIENQGNDNVVLKRVLSANVDFHDSDYDMLQLSGTWTRERHIHKRPLVPGIQRIDSKRGASSSQQNPFMALLAKDATEDHGEVYGFSLVYSGSFLAQAEVDQYGISRVGIGIQPFNFQWLLEPGESFQAPEAVLVRSSQGLGGLSRTYHRLYRTRLCRGEFRDRKRPILINNWEATYFNFNADKIKEIAQAGKDLGLELFVLDDGWFGKRDNDDSSLGDWVEDRRKLPEGLGKLGEDITAMGMEFGLWFEPEMVSPESDLYRKHPDWCLHVPGHKRTLARQQLVLDLSRKDVCDYIVESVSSVLSSAPITYVKWDMNRNMTEIGSALLPAERQRETAHRYILGLYDVLERIVTRFPHILFESCSGGGGRFDPGMLHYMPQTWTSDDTDAVERLKIQYGTSIVYPSSSMCAHVSAVPNHQVHRITPLETRGHVAMSGSFGYELDMTKLTEAEREDIRKQVSEYKELRMLIQFGDFYRLLSPFEGNQTAWMFVSDDKKEAFATYFRVLAEPNAPLRRLRLKGLDPAKNYKLELNGEVYRGDELMHFGLSLPQLEGDFKSLLIVLKEV encoded by the coding sequence ATGAGTATTTATTATGATGACAGCCGCAAGGTTTTTCATTTACAGTCTGAGCAATCCAGCTACGTTATTGAAGTCGTTAGAGGTGAGCTTCCAGCGCATGTCTATTGGGGTCCTAAATTAGAAGGAATAGTACAACCGCTGAATTTAGTGGAACGTTGCTCCTTTAGCCCGACCTATACGATGGAGGACAAGAGAATCTCCCTTGACACTATTCCAAGTGAATTTCCGTCTTATGGGAATGGTGACTTCCGGGAACCAGCGCTTGAGGTTCAATTGGTAGATGGTACGACCGTTACGGATTTCCTGTATAAGAGCTATAAGCTCAATAAAGGAAAGCCTGAATTAACGGGACTGCCATCCACTTATGTTGAAAGTGAAGAAGAAGCAGAGACACTGGAACTTTTTCTTCAGGATGACAAAAGCGGACTGATTGCTGTATTGAGCTACACCGTGTTTAATAATCAAGATGTGATCACACGTTCTGTACGGATTGAGAATCAAGGTAATGACAATGTGGTGCTGAAGCGTGTGTTAAGCGCAAATGTTGACTTCCATGATTCTGATTATGACATGCTGCAATTATCTGGTACTTGGACGAGAGAACGTCATATTCACAAAAGACCACTCGTACCTGGTATCCAACGAATTGACAGTAAGCGCGGCGCTAGTAGCTCCCAGCAGAATCCGTTTATGGCCTTGCTTGCAAAAGATGCAACAGAGGATCACGGTGAAGTATACGGGTTCAGCCTTGTGTATAGCGGAAGCTTTCTTGCGCAAGCGGAAGTGGATCAATACGGCATTTCCAGAGTGGGCATCGGCATTCAACCTTTTAATTTTCAATGGTTGCTTGAACCGGGAGAATCCTTCCAGGCTCCTGAAGCTGTGCTGGTAAGATCCAGTCAAGGACTTGGTGGATTATCAAGAACATATCACCGTCTGTACCGGACCCGTTTATGCAGAGGCGAGTTTCGTGATCGGAAGCGCCCTATTCTCATCAACAACTGGGAAGCGACCTATTTTAATTTCAACGCAGATAAAATCAAAGAAATTGCTCAAGCAGGCAAAGACCTTGGCCTTGAACTGTTTGTTCTGGATGACGGCTGGTTTGGGAAGCGAGACAATGATGATAGCTCACTCGGAGATTGGGTAGAGGATCGCCGCAAGCTTCCAGAGGGTCTCGGAAAACTCGGGGAAGACATTACGGCAATGGGCATGGAATTCGGATTATGGTTCGAACCGGAAATGGTATCGCCAGAAAGCGATCTTTATCGTAAGCATCCGGACTGGTGTCTTCATGTACCAGGGCACAAAAGAACGTTAGCTCGCCAGCAGCTTGTTCTGGATCTATCCCGTAAGGATGTATGTGATTATATTGTAGAATCGGTTAGCTCCGTGCTGTCATCGGCTCCGATTACTTATGTGAAATGGGATATGAACCGGAATATGACGGAGATTGGATCTGCTCTTCTGCCAGCGGAACGTCAACGCGAAACGGCTCACCGTTATATTCTTGGGCTGTATGATGTGCTGGAACGTATCGTCACCCGATTCCCACATATTCTATTCGAGAGCTGCTCCGGCGGTGGTGGACGCTTTGATCCAGGAATGCTGCACTATATGCCACAGACCTGGACTAGCGATGATACAGATGCCGTTGAAAGATTGAAGATTCAATATGGAACAAGTATTGTGTATCCTTCAAGTTCTATGTGTGCTCACGTATCGGCTGTTCCTAACCATCAGGTGCACCGTATCACGCCTTTGGAAACACGTGGTCATGTCGCGATGTCTGGTAGCTTCGGCTACGAACTAGATATGACCAAGCTCACTGAAGCTGAACGCGAAGATATCCGCAAGCAGGTTTCTGAGTACAAAGAACTGAGAATGCTGATTCAGTTCGGTGATTTCTATCGACTGCTTAGTCCATTTGAGGGGAATCAGACTGCGTGGATGTTTGTTTCGGATGATAAAAAAGAAGCTTTTGCCACGTATTTCAGAGTTCTGGCCGAGCCTAATGCACCTCTCCGCAGATTGCGGTTGAAAGGACTCGACCCAGCTAAAAACTACAAACTTGAGCTTAACGGTGAAGTATACAGAGGGGATGAGCTGATGCACTTCGGACTCTCCCTTCCACAGCTTGAGGGCGATTTCAAGAGTTTACTCATTGTACTTAAAGAAGTTTAA